In Plasmodium coatneyi strain Hackeri chromosome 8, complete sequence, the genomic stretch CATGCACGTACATGTGCAAGAACGTACCAACTTTACACCTCTACTGTGAACAAATTACAGAATCACCACCCACGAAACGTCAACACAACAATCAAACTGACGCACCTCATGGTATGCTTCAAAAGGCCGTAAAAAATAACCCCAAGATGGCTAACTGAAAAGTAATGGTGCGTGCTACCCCTTGTGCTCAAATTTTGAAGTCACAAATAACGACTGCGTTTTCTTGAAGAACCGCAGAaatgtcacaaaaaaattcacaaaattATCGCAGAATTGTACCAATTTCATAATAAAAAGATGGTCGTAAAAAGCGGCCCCTTTCCACACATCCCATATTCCTGCCATGGTAGAAGATTAAAGCAAGAACACCCAGGAGCCAAATTGAAGCAGCGAAGGAGAACCTACCATTCGCAAGGATAAGCCCCCTCTCTGTCAAATGAAAAACCATCTAATGATAAAAAACGCATGGAAAACAAGTAAAGGGCCTCAAAATCTTCACCAATGAAGGAAGCAAGttaatcgaaaaaaaaaaaaaaaaaattcccccttttttttttccctaagCATCTCACCACACATGACATGATAATCGTGTAAACATGCAGTTAATCAAGGGGACAAAAAAGAATCATGAAATTTGTGCTGAACTGGATACTCCTTTACCTTGTAGCCTGCGGAACTTCATCCAAAAATGCGCAACACAAAAGGGAGTACACCGTGAGACAGAAGAACTGGGTGGGCACCCCCCATTCTGTGATACTTTacaaaaagtgtaaaaataaaaagaggaacttcGGGGACAACCtgcaaaattttccaaacagaaaatgtttccccaaatgggaaagggaaaatgaaaaaagtggagTGCCAATCAGGAGAGTGCTTAACAATAGAGCGTTCCTCCACAACGGAACGCTTCTCAACCATGGGGCGCCTGTTATCAAAATGCGTTTTGCccccaaaagaggaaaaccGAGCAGCCATTTGGGGCCCATACAGCAAATGAGTAGCGCAAACCAGAAGGTACATCCTTTTGTAGTACCAGGGGACACACAGCAGAGTGAAGTAAACGCAGAGAAAAGCATCTTCTCAAGCCTATATTCCCAAATGCTTGAAAAGAGTaagcataaaaataacatattAAATGATGTAAGCAAACTTTTTAAGGTAATACGAGAGTGTaaacacatattttttttaggcTTCCTCCTAACGATAATTTCCTCAGTAGTCGATTCGTACATTCCGATCTTTCTGTCCAGAACGATAACCTACGTGATGAATAAAAGTGTTGTAGTTTCCCAAGGGAAATACACACCAATTGtgaattccttcctttccaaaTTCCCATTCAACAACCCCTTCTACGCATATATATCTGTTTCTCTGATCAGCTTATTACTTTCTTCCGTACGGTCGTATATCTTTAacatatgcgcatatataaGCACGAACAAACTGCAGAATTACCTATTTAGAGTGTTGCTACATAAGCACATTAgctactttaaaaaaaggggcaaggGGGAATTGATTAGTAGACTAAACATTGACTCCACTGAACTGATCGACATATTTACAACAAACATGATTGTTCTCTTACGAAATGTAATAAAGACAGTATTgtccttttactttttgtacaaaattaaTGTGTACCTCTTTGTGGTGTCTCTTTTCATCGTTCTAACCATTACTAACATATCAATATTTTTCTCTAGCATATTTCGCAAACtcgcaaaagaagaaagtaacGTCGTGGCATACTCAAACAATATCGTAGAAGAATCCATTGATAATTTATCCCTCATAAATAGTTTTAACACACACAGGAAGGAGATTACCAAGTTTAATCGCTCCTTAGATGCCATATATACCAGCAGAATGAAATTAGGTCTTCTCTACATTATAGAAAAGCTCCTAATCAGATTAATAGACATGATAACACTTGTAGTCACCCTGGTATTAAGCAAAAAGACGTTAAAGAGTAACATCCACGTAGATTCCAGAACTGCCATATCGTCGGTTATGTACATGCAAAACATCATTGCACAGTCATGCACCATAGAACAGCAATATTCCAGAGTGCAGGAACTCATAGGAAATGCCGAAGATATTATAAAGATGATTGAAAAGGATTCGGCCCGTGGTAACACCAGCAGGTTTGCATCGAATAAGTGTACCGGCCTAAATTTCCTAAACTTTTTGGACTTAAAAAATACCATCTTTAAATATTCTCTTATCAAAAAATTTCAAGCCATCCAAAAAGACGCCGAATACGTTACCACTCATGTTAGGCCCAATTATTTAAAACTCTTCGAAAGGAACTATAACAACCTGCGAAAGTTTTTACCCGACTATAAATGCAGCTTGAGGGATGATTCAGGGGGTGAACTCCCCTATATCGAAGAAAAAAGCGTTGAAAATTCCACTCTTGGAAATATTCGCGACAATGTAACGAATAATCACCATGCAAGCACAAATAGGACGAATAACACCACGTGTAATGAATTCCCCCCATGTGATCCCCCCCAGGAGGTGGCAACTTCGAACCTTGCCGCTAACGAGGCGATGATGGGGAAAGACCCCATTACAATGTTGAAGGGACAGATTCAGTTAGgttctcctcctcccccaCCTCTAACCGGCACATATGACACCCTCAACACGGGCGAAAAAATTGCGcccaaattaaaaaaaaataaaccccAAATGAACATACAAGAAATATATAGCTACATAAAAAACGACCATCAACTTATAATCAAGCAAAAGCTggacaaaaaatttatacatttcctaaaaacgaaatataagaaaaatattatatcgTTAATTTTAAAGTTATATGAAGAGCGACACCAATCTGTGAGTGAGGAACTCCTTTTCATGTTTGACAATGTCGGTTCATTCAAGAGGCTATCCATGCACGATAAAAAAAGCATCCtaaaaatgagcaacatAACGAACAACACACTGTATGTCATATTGCtcactttcctcttttacaaCTACTCGAAATTTTACtacaagaggaagaaaaagactCCAGTCAATCTGCTGGAGAAGAAGTCGAAAATGGGATTGGCTACCTCAACCTCGAGCAAAACCCTTTCCCTTGACTGCGTAAATGATGTGGACCACGTAACCCTAGATGGCATCAACATGAATGACGTTCTGAGCGACACCACCATCACGGAAATGCAACAGGATAATGCACACAACGCATGTAACAACGAAGATGGCGCCTTGGATTATAGCAATACAGTGACCAACTCAGGTGACAAAGAAAACTTGGATGACTCACTCAAACATAGTGAAGTGAATACCTCCATCGAAATTGAAGATAACGCAGAAGCAGCTTCCAATATTCGCGCAGCAGAACCTACCCACACATGTGAtgatgaaattttaaaaaataaaaaactgaaaaaaaaaaaaaaaaaaaaatctccaTAACATACTGCCATACATTGTTCAGAACGCCATAAAAGAAttggaaattttaaaatttatcgACGAAAATTACAAACACATAAACGAAAACTTAATCCTAGATAATGTCAAAGAcgacaaaaaggggagtagCTTAATTTTCGAAAATGTAGATTACTACTATGcaaaatttccaaaaaataaaattttgtcaaATATTAATTTGAATTTCACTAATAAGTATATCTACGGAATTCTCTGTTATAATGACAGCGGGAAGGATGATCTGTCCAAGTTGTGCACACGGCTGTATACCAAAACGTATGGGAATATTCTCTTAGACaatgaaaatatagaaaacaTCTCCAAGTACATACTGACAAGGAAAATTTCCCTAGTGGAGGAAGATACCTACCTGTTCAGCGATAGCATAATCT encodes the following:
- a CDS encoding ATP-dependent transporter produces the protein MKFVLNWILLYLVACGTSSKNAQHKREYTVRQKNWVGTPHSVILYKKCKNKKRNFGDNLQNFPNRKCFPKWERENEKSGVPIRRVLNNRAFLHNGTLLNHGAPVIKMRFAPKRGKPSSHLGPIQQMSSANQKVHPFVVPGDTQQSEVNAEKSIFSSLYSQMLEKSKHKNNILNDVSKLFKVIRECKHIFFLGFLLTIISSVVDSYIPIFLSRTITYVMNKSVVVSQGKYTPIVNSFLSKFPFNNPFYAYISVSLISLLLSSVRSYIFNICAYISTNKLQNYLFRVLLHKHISYFKKRGKGELISRLNIDSTELIDIFTTNMIVLLRNVIKTVLSFYFLYKINVYLFVVSLFIVLTITNISIFFSSIFRKLAKEESNVVAYSNNIVEESIDNLSLINSFNTHRKEITKFNRSLDAIYTSRMKLGLLYIIEKLLIRLIDMITLVVTLVLSKKTLKSNIHVDSRTAISSVMYMQNIIAQSCTIEQQYSRVQELIGNAEDIIKMIEKDSARGNTSRFASNKCTGLNFLNFLDLKNTIFKYSLIKKFQAIQKDAEYVTTHVRPNYLKLFERNYNNLRKFLPDYKCSLRDDSGGELPYIEEKSVENSTLGNIRDNVTNNHHASTNRTNNTTCNEFPPCDPPQEVATSNLAANEAMMGKDPITMLKGQIQLGSPPPPPLTGTYDTLNTGEKIAPKLKKNKPQMNIQEIYSYIKNDHQLIIKQKLDKKFIHFLKTKYKKNIISLILKLYEERHQSVSEELLFMFDNVGSFKRLSMHDKKSILKMSNITNNTLYVILLTFLFYNYSKFYYKRKKKTPVNLLEKKSKMGLATSTSSKTLSLDCVNDVDHVTLDGINMNDVLSDTTITEMQQDNAHNACNNEDGALDYSNTVTNSGDKENLDDSLKHSEVNTSIEIEDNAEAASNIRAAEPTHT